TATTTTCTATGGTGATCGATCATTTTGGCATGTTTGGTATTCCTGTTCAGCCAATTAATTGGGGTAGAGCATTTGGCGTGGCTCTAATTCTAACGGGAGTACTTGTAATACAGAAGTTTTAAGAGTATTTAGAAAGTTATATCTTTGACATAATAAGATCTTAGGATATTTTTTTTTATTTTTGATTGATTATACTTTATTTTGAATGCATGATAGAAGAAGTATTTTATTTACCTTCGTGAAATTTTTTATTTAAACAAGCATTGCATAATTACTGAACAACCATGGCTAAGATTATTAATGAAGTTTCAAGAACCTTTACAGAGTATTTAATTATTCCAGGATTAACTACGGTAGATTGTACTCCAGATAAGGTTGACATGATTACTCCTTTGGTTCGATTTAAAAAAGGAGAATCCTCAAAAATCAATTTGAAAACCCCTTTTGTTTCGGCTATTATGCAGTCAGTTTCTGACGACGGAATGGCAATTGCTTTAGCAAAAGAAGGTGGTGTTTCCTTTATTTACGGTTCTCAGTCTATCGAACAGCAGGCTGATATGGTTCGAAGAGTAAAGAAACACAAAGCTGGATTCGTAGAAAGTCGTGCTAATATTACACCAGAGCAAACTTTAGAGGATGTTCTAAACCTAAAAGAATCAACGGGTTTTTCTACTATTGGTGTAACTGAAGATGGTAGTCCAAACGGAAAATTTTTAGGAATTATTACAGGGCGCGATTACCGTATCAGTAAAGATAGTTTGAGTAAAAAAGTAAAAGATATTATGCGACCATTGCCAGAATTGGCTGTTGGTGAGCTTGGAATTTCTTTAACAGAAGCAAATGATATTATTTGGGAGCACAAATTAAATACGCTTCCAGTTATCGATAAGGATCAAAATTTAAAATATTTTGTATTCCGAAAAGATTACGATAATCACAAAGAGAATCACAACGAATTATTAGACGATCATAAGAGATTAGTTGTAGGTGCTGGAATCAATACAAGAGATTACGAAGAGCGTGTACCTGCATTGGTCGATGCTGGCGTTGATACGGTTTGTATCGATTCATCTGATGGATTTTCAGAATGGCAGAAAATTACCATTCAATGGATAAAAGAACATTACAAAGGTAAGGTTTCTGTTGGTGCTGGTAATGTTGTTGACAAAGCAGGTTTCTTATATTTAGCCGAAGCTGGTGCTGATTTTATTAAAGTTGGTGTAGGTGGCGGATCTATTTGTATTACACGTGAGCAAAAAGGAATTGGTAGAGGTCAGGCAACTGCTATTATCGAAGTTGCAGCTGCACGCGATGAGTATTTCGAAAAAACTGGCGAGTACATTCCAATCTGTTCAGATGGTGGTATTGTTCAGGATTATCATATGACACTAGCCTTATCAATGGGTGCCGATTTCCTAATGATGGGAAGATATTTCGCTCGTTTTGATGAGAGTCCAACAAGAAAGCTTTTAATTGGTAGCAACTACGTAAAAGAATATTGGGGCGAAGGTTCGAACAGAGCTAGAAACTGGCAACGTTACGATATGGGTGGTAACAACAGCCTTAAGTTTGAAGAAGGTGTTGACAGTTACGTGCCTTATGCAGGTAAATTGAAAGACAACTTGGAAATCACAACTGGTAAAATTAAATCGACCATGTGTAGTTGTGGTGTTCTTACAATTGCTCAGTTGCAAGCCGAAGCTAAAATTACTTTGGTTTCATCTACAAGTATTGTAGAAGGTGGTGCGCACGATGTTATCGTAAAAGATACAAAGAACTAATTACCGTAAACAAAACGGTTTCGGATTAAGATATCGAAAGACCAAGCATTTAGCTTGGTCTTTTTTTTGTGCTCAATCAGCTTTCTTTTAGAAGATGCTAAAGCAAAATAGAAAAATGATTTCTGATCAGTTGGCTAAAGCCAAACAGCAATAAATAAAAGAGAAGCATCTATTGCTCTTGCTTTCAGATAACTGATAAGATGAAATGGATTTAGTAATGGGCTTCTATTTTTTGTTTTGTAAGTTTATATGTTAACAGGAGAAATGTATCTATTGCAGTTGCTTTTAAGCAACTGATAATATGCAATTAAGAAATTGGCTTTAGCCACATAAAATAATCATATGAGTTGGGTCATTCTGAGCTTGCCGAAGAATCTTTCATTCAAAGGGAAAGGCTCTTCCACAATGAGAAAGAGCCTTTTTTATCTTTTTCCCTTGAATATTTTTACTTCTTTAGCACCACATCAGCAGTCTGCAAGATCTTCATTTTCAAATTTTCCGGATAATTAGGGCGTTCTTCCAAGAATTTGCGCGTAATGTCGCCAACCTCTTTCGATTGGTGTCCACTGTACGAAGCGCTCAGCCAATTGTAAGGGAAAAAGATATCACCAGTAAGCTGAATCTCTTGCAATAGCTCTAAGCTTTCAGGAAGATAAGTCAGGGCTTCTTTCTCTCGCAATGGATGGTGCAAATAGTGTAAGGCATCCAATACCCAACGTTCTGTTTCTCTATTTTCAGCTTTATGTAGGCTAGCAAAGAATTCTTTACGGATTGGCTGATCGGCAGAAAGGGCAGGCGCTACAAATTGCATCTTTTTCTTACTGTCTGGGTTTTTGATACGATCGATTTGTGTTGCTACAATTTCATCAGCCTTCTCAGGCATTTTAATCGCCAAATTACATGCCAAGGCAGTAGCTTTGCTTTCCGATAGGCTAAAGCCACCTATTGCAATTTCTTCTTTCCAAACCTTGTAAAGTTGCTCCAAATGAGCTGGGCTTTCTGCAATATTGCTCAATGTCGTGTATAGACTTGATTTATTGCCCATGTCTTTTTCTTCACTTAAGCGAATCCAAAGGCTTTCTTCCAAGTGCGAACCGAATTGTTTTCTTTCGTCAGCACTAATATGCAACCAATAAACCGACTTAAGGTAGGAGAGAATTCGAGATAAAATCAGCGTATTTTTTTCGATTGACAATTGCTCCTCTGCTGCTAGTAAAAAGTCCTTTCCACTAATTTCTCCTTCTCTAAGATTCTCGTAAAGGTTAATCCAGGCAACACCTCTTTGCAAATCGTCTTTAACTTTATGGATATCCTTAAGTAGAAATTTCTTTGTTTTCGCATCCATTTTAAAGAATCCATAGGCATTTCCTTTTCCATTTGGGATGATGTATTCAGGAACAGCCATTCCTTTTGCATCGGCAACAAGTACTTGCGATTGATCCAACTGAACAGGTAGGCTAATTGTTTTGTTAGCGTAGCCAAGAACAAGAGTCAAATCTTGATTCCAATCTCCAGCATTACCTTTTGCATCGCTCTGAGTAAGTTTCAATTCGGATATTTTACCATTTTCTTCAGTCAAATCAGAAGTGATGTGAGCTCTTCCGGGCTTATCGACCCAAACCTTACTCCATTCT
This window of the Labilibaculum sp. DW002 genome carries:
- a CDS encoding IMP dehydrogenase — protein: MAKIINEVSRTFTEYLIIPGLTTVDCTPDKVDMITPLVRFKKGESSKINLKTPFVSAIMQSVSDDGMAIALAKEGGVSFIYGSQSIEQQADMVRRVKKHKAGFVESRANITPEQTLEDVLNLKESTGFSTIGVTEDGSPNGKFLGIITGRDYRISKDSLSKKVKDIMRPLPELAVGELGISLTEANDIIWEHKLNTLPVIDKDQNLKYFVFRKDYDNHKENHNELLDDHKRLVVGAGINTRDYEERVPALVDAGVDTVCIDSSDGFSEWQKITIQWIKEHYKGKVSVGAGNVVDKAGFLYLAEAGADFIKVGVGGGSICITREQKGIGRGQATAIIEVAAARDEYFEKTGEYIPICSDGGIVQDYHMTLALSMGADFLMMGRYFARFDESPTRKLLIGSNYVKEYWGEGSNRARNWQRYDMGGNNSLKFEEGVDSYVPYAGKLKDNLEITTGKIKSTMCSCGVLTIAQLQAEAKITLVSSTSIVEGGAHDVIVKDTKN